From a region of the Triticum aestivum cultivar Chinese Spring chromosome 7D, IWGSC CS RefSeq v2.1, whole genome shotgun sequence genome:
- the LOC123166637 gene encoding uncharacterized protein isoform X2 encodes MCSELGMDSSSTAVDMSDAAATAAISRTAAYRVTSSLRTQDAVDALRAKHGVPTAYTARPAGDRRACMPPPERAVCLYAHALEAGVRFPLHSFFSEVLTHFCLAPGQLTPSGWRILVGFVVLCHDAGVQPSAGVFCYFFSPVAFKLKCWYGFQAKNDDRKLFVEESDQKLFTGLSASDEAWKGRFFFLTSPEPWPCPVRWGEPPSKYKYSPVCVDDPVLTSQQKKAVAKLLDAHRSDRTAVNLRIYLSDTKLSAAFSSNLASPPPPGPALRSTGAKEMDSSAAKVKTEPDGDTPTVSLKKRKHEEAAIAKDSLCRSEQSTQHAAHGCSASASGLDAPPGFSPEARHSPVPATHDGDSADWEASRKMLERITTPSWESRELRVVLLRLRTGAGEEAGGEGRR; translated from the exons ATGTGTTCTGAGCTAGGGATGGACTCCTCATCCACCGCCGTCGACATGAGCGACGCCGCCGCCACGGCTGCCATCTCGAGGACCGCCGCCTATCGGGTCACCTCGTCTCTCCGTACCCAGGACGCGGTCGACGCCCTGCGCGCAAAGCACGGCGTGCCGACGGCCTACACCGCGCGCCCCGCCGGCGACCGGCGCGCCTGCATGCCGCCGCCAGAGCGGGCCGTGTGCCTGTACGCGCACGCGTTGGAGGCCGGGGTGCGCTTCCCGCTGCACAGCTTCTTCTCCGAGGTGCTCACCCACTTCTGCCTCGCGCCGGGCCAGCTCACGCCCAGCGGGTGGCGCATCCTCGTCGGCTTCGTGGTGCTCTGCCACGACGCCGGCGTGCAGCCATCGGCGGGCGTGTTCTGCTACTTCTTCTCGCCGGTCGCATTCAAGCTCAAGTGTTGGTACGGCTTCCAAGCAAAGAACGACGACCGCAAGCTCTTTGTAGAGGAAAGCGACCAGAAGCTCTTCACTGGGCTTTCGGCATCGGACGAGGCGTGGAAGGGCAGGTTCTTCTTCCTGACATCGCCGGAGCCATGGCCGTGCCCCGTGCGTTGGGGCGAGCCGCCGTCGAAGTACAAGTACTCCCCCGTATGCGTCGATGATCCAGTGCTCACAAGCCAGCAAAAGAAGGCGGTGGCAAAGCTACTGGACGCACACCGCAGTGACCGCACCGCGGTTAATCTCCGGATTTACCTCTCTGATACCAAACTTTCAGCAGCTTTCTCTTCCAACCTCGCCTCACCACCACCACCCGGGCCTGCCCTTCGTTCTACTGGTGCCAAAG AGATGGATTCATCAGCGGCGAAGGTGAAAACTGAGCCGGACGGCGACACACCGACGGTATCCCTGAAGAAAAGGAAACACGAGGAGGCCGCAATTGCAAAAGACAGCCTTTGCCGTTCTGAGCAGAGCACGCAGCATGCTGCCCATGGCTGCTCGGCCTCCGCGTCCGGCTTGGATGCCCCGCCAGGATTCAGCCCGGAGGCACGGCACTCGCCCGTGCCCGCCACACACGACGGCGACAGCGCCGACTGGGAGGCCTCGAGGAAGATGCTGGAgcgcatcaccacgccgtcgtgggaGA GCCGCGAACTGCGCGTCGTTCTCCTTCGGCTACGCACTGGAGCTGGAGAAGAAGCTGGCGGCGAGGGACGAAGATAA
- the LOC123166637 gene encoding uncharacterized protein isoform X1, producing the protein MCSELGMDSSSTAVDMSDAAATAAISRTAAYRVTSSLRTQDAVDALRAKHGVPTAYTARPAGDRRACMPPPERAVCLYAHALEAGVRFPLHSFFSEVLTHFCLAPGQLTPSGWRILVGFVVLCHDAGVQPSAGVFCYFFSPVAFKLKCWYGFQAKNDDRKLFVEESDQKLFTGLSASDEAWKGRFFFLTSPEPWPCPVRWGEPPSKYKYSPVCVDDPVLTSQQKKAVAKLLDAHRSDRTAVNLRIYLSDTKLSAAFSSNLASPPPPGPALRSTGAKEMDSSAAKVKTEPDGDTPTVSLKKRKHEEAAIAKDSLCRSEQSTQHAAHGCSASASGLDAPPGFSPEARHSPVPATHDGDSADWEASRKMLERITTPSWESEFAAAKPSDVVASSYSAMIRAANCASFSFGYALELEKKLAARDEDNAALRVQLVELEKKLATRDKENAALQVQLESAKAKLTAVKRTVEAEVNAKTTTV; encoded by the exons ATGTGTTCTGAGCTAGGGATGGACTCCTCATCCACCGCCGTCGACATGAGCGACGCCGCCGCCACGGCTGCCATCTCGAGGACCGCCGCCTATCGGGTCACCTCGTCTCTCCGTACCCAGGACGCGGTCGACGCCCTGCGCGCAAAGCACGGCGTGCCGACGGCCTACACCGCGCGCCCCGCCGGCGACCGGCGCGCCTGCATGCCGCCGCCAGAGCGGGCCGTGTGCCTGTACGCGCACGCGTTGGAGGCCGGGGTGCGCTTCCCGCTGCACAGCTTCTTCTCCGAGGTGCTCACCCACTTCTGCCTCGCGCCGGGCCAGCTCACGCCCAGCGGGTGGCGCATCCTCGTCGGCTTCGTGGTGCTCTGCCACGACGCCGGCGTGCAGCCATCGGCGGGCGTGTTCTGCTACTTCTTCTCGCCGGTCGCATTCAAGCTCAAGTGTTGGTACGGCTTCCAAGCAAAGAACGACGACCGCAAGCTCTTTGTAGAGGAAAGCGACCAGAAGCTCTTCACTGGGCTTTCGGCATCGGACGAGGCGTGGAAGGGCAGGTTCTTCTTCCTGACATCGCCGGAGCCATGGCCGTGCCCCGTGCGTTGGGGCGAGCCGCCGTCGAAGTACAAGTACTCCCCCGTATGCGTCGATGATCCAGTGCTCACAAGCCAGCAAAAGAAGGCGGTGGCAAAGCTACTGGACGCACACCGCAGTGACCGCACCGCGGTTAATCTCCGGATTTACCTCTCTGATACCAAACTTTCAGCAGCTTTCTCTTCCAACCTCGCCTCACCACCACCACCCGGGCCTGCCCTTCGTTCTACTGGTGCCAAAG AGATGGATTCATCAGCGGCGAAGGTGAAAACTGAGCCGGACGGCGACACACCGACGGTATCCCTGAAGAAAAGGAAACACGAGGAGGCCGCAATTGCAAAAGACAGCCTTTGCCGTTCTGAGCAGAGCACGCAGCATGCTGCCCATGGCTGCTCGGCCTCCGCGTCCGGCTTGGATGCCCCGCCAGGATTCAGCCCGGAGGCACGGCACTCGCCCGTGCCCGCCACACACGACGGCGACAGCGCCGACTGGGAGGCCTCGAGGAAGATGCTGGAgcgcatcaccacgccgtcgtgggaGAGTGAGTTCGCCGCGGCAAAGCCGTCCGATGTCGTCGCGTCGAGCTACTCAGCAATGATCCGG GCCGCGAACTGCGCGTCGTTCTCCTTCGGCTACGCACTGGAGCTGGAGAAGAAGCTGGCGGCGAGGGACGAAGATAATGCCGCTCTGCGGGtgcagctcgtagagctggagaaGAAGCTGGCGACGCGGGACAAGGAGAATGCGGCTCTGCAGGTGCAGCTGGAGAGCGCTAAGGCCAAGCTTACCGCGGTGAAGCGCACAGTGGAGGCGGAGGTGAATGCCAAGACGACGACGGTGTAG